Proteins encoded by one window of Manihot esculenta cultivar AM560-2 chromosome 10, M.esculenta_v8, whole genome shotgun sequence:
- the LOC110624696 gene encoding auxin transporter-like protein 2, translating into MLSQKQAEEEMVSRFNETEHEEKEEDQNKGDDSIFSLKSILWHGGSVYDAWFSCASNQVAQVLLTLPYSFSQMGMLSGIIFQVFYGFLGSWTAYLISVLYVEYRSRKEKENVSFKNHVIQWFEVLDGLLGPAWKAVGLAFNCTFLLFGSVIQLIACASNIYYINDKLDKRTWTYIFGACCATTVFIPSFHNYRIWSFLGLGMTTYTAWYLTIAAIVHGQVDGVIHSGPAKLVLYFTGATNILYTFGGHAVTVEIMHAMWKPQKFKYIYLLATLYVFTLTIPSATAVYWAFGDQLLTHSNAFSLLPKSGWRDAAVILMLIHQFITFGFACTPLYFVWEKVVGMHDTKSIFLRALTRLPVVIPIWFLAIIFPFFGPINSAVGALLVSFTVYIIPALAHMLTYRSASARQNAAEKPPIFLPSWTAMYLMNAFVVIWVFVVGFGLGGWASMTNFIRQVDTFGLFAKCYQCPPPAAAAKH; encoded by the exons atgttatccCAGAAGCaagcagaagaagagatggtCTCTAGGTTCAATGAGACTGAAcatgaagagaaagaagaagatcaGAATAAAGGAGATGACTCCATTTTTAGCCTGAAAAGTATTCTTTGGCATGGTGGGTCTGTCTATGACGCCTGGTTTAGCTGTGCTTCAAATCAG GTTGCTCAGGTTCTATTAACACTGCCCTACTCTTTCTCTCAAATGGGGATGCTTTCTGGAATAATTTTCCAGGTATTTTATGGATTTCTTGGGAGCTGGACTGCATATCTCATCAGTGTTCTATATGTAGAGTACAGAAGCAGAAAGGAGAAAGAGAATGTCAGCTTCAAGAACCATGTCATACAG TGGTTTGAGGTGCTAGATGGTTTGCTTGGTCCAGCCTGGAAAGCTGTTGGGTTGGCCTTCAACTGCACTTTTCTCCTCTTTGGCTCTGTTATACAACTCATAGCCTGTGCaag CAATATATACTATATCAATGACAAATTAGACAAGAGGACATGGACCTATATCTTCGGAGCTTGCTGTGCCACCACTGTGTTCATACCTTCATTTCACAATTACAGAATTTGGTCTTTTCTTGGGCTTGGTATGACCACCTACACTGCCTGGTATTTGACCATTGCAGCCATTGTTCATGGCCAG GTTGATGGTGTAATCCACTCTGGCCCAGCAAAATTGGTCCTTTATTTCACAGGTGCCACCAATATTCTCTACACTTTTGGTGGTCATGCTGTTACTGT GGAAATCATGCATGCAATGTGGAAGCCTCAGAAATTCAAGTACATATATCTTCTAGCCACCTTGTATGTGTTCACCTTGACAATTCCATCTGCTACTGCTGTCTACTGGGCATTTGGAGATCAACTCCTCACCCACTCAAATGCCTTCTCCCTCCTCCCTAAATCTGGGTGGCGAGATGCTGCAGTCATCCTCATGCTCATCCATCAG TTCATAACATTTGGATTTGCATGCACACCACTGTATTTTGTGTGGGAGAAAGTGGTGGGGATGCATGATACTAAGAGCATATTCTTAAGGGCATTAACAAGGTTGCCTGTAGTCATACCTATATGGTTCTTGGCTATCATATTCCCTTTCTTTGGCCCCATTAACTCAGCTGTGGGGGCTCTTTTAGTCAGCTTCACTGTCTACATCATCCCTGCTTTAGCTCATATGCTCACGTATCGATCCGCCTCTGCCCGACAG aaTGCAGCAGAGAAGCCTCCAATTTTCCTCCCTAGCTGGACAGCTATGTATCTAATGAATGCATTTGTAGTGATTTGGGTGTTTGTAGTTGGCTTTGGTTTAGGTGGGTGGGCTAGTATGACCAATTTTATCAGGCAAGTTGACACATTTGGCCTCTTTGCCAAGTGCTACCAGTGCCCGCCGCCGGCCGCTGCCGCAAAGCATTAG